In Serinicoccus marinus DSM 15273, the genomic stretch CGTCGCCGTCCTGGGACCGGGGTGCGCCTCGTGGTCCCCCGGCCAGCTCGTCGTCGTCGTGGAGCGCTGCTGCGGCTGGGCGACCTCGGGGTCTGGGTGCCGCACCCGGCCCCGGTGCCGCCGACCCCAGGGTGCACCGAGGGGACCCACCCGGACGGGTGCTCGCCCGCTGCCGCGCCGTGGTGGAGGTGACCCGCCCCGAGGCGGTGCTGCGGCTGCCCTGGCCGCCCGGTCCGGCGCACCTCACGCTCGGCGCGCCCCCCGGGGCGGATCTCGACGACGCCGGGACAACCGGGACAGCGGGGTGCGGGTGCGCTCGACCCGGCGCGAGGGTGAGGCCCGTGGGAGGGGGCACCGGCGCCCACCCTCGCCTCCCCGGCCGCTGGGTGGAGCCGGTGCCCGCCGACGTGGTCGTCGAGCACTGGCGGCAGCGGCACCCCTGAGCGTGGCGGGCTCGGGGCGGCCGGTGCCGGGGGCGTGCTCGGGGCGTGCCGGCGCCGGGGGCGTGCTCGGTGAGCAGCGACCCGCACGGTCAGGCGCGGCCGGGCGCCGTCCCAGGCAGCCGTTGCAGGAGCTCGCGCAGCACCTGCACGGTCTCGTGGTGGTCCGCGACGGGCCGGGCCTGGACCCCGAGCCGCAGCACGGGGTAGTCGTTGCCCAGCGGGTCCAGCCGGTCGCCGACGAAGAGCACCTCGCGAGGGTCGGCGCCGACCTCGCGGGCGAAGCGACCGACGCCGTAGGCCTTGTCGACCCCACGCTCGGTGAGGTCGACCGAGGTCGAGCCCCCGACGCGGACCTCGAGGTCGGGCAGCCGCTGCGCCAGGTGACGGGCGAGCAGGGCGCGGCGGGCGCCGTCGGGGTCCCACGCCTGCTTGTCGGCGATGGCGGCCAGCTGCCCCAGCGCCGAGAAGGTCACCTGCGACCCCCTGTCCTCGATGCGTGCCCCTGTCACGCGGTCCTCGGGCTCCCACAACCCGAGCTCGCGCGCCGTCTCCTCCACGACGTGCACGGCCCGACGCCGCCGGGCGGGGTCCAGCTCACGGCTCTCGACCAGGGCCCAGTCCGCCGCCCCGGCGGCGCGACGGTAGTACCTCGTCCCACAGGTCGGCATGAGGTGCAGACCGCCCCAGCCGGTGGCCGGGGTCGGCAGCCGGGCCAGCAGCTGGTC encodes the following:
- a CDS encoding HAD-IIB family hydrolase; amino-acid sequence: MGPVGAGRRGPDRGRPRADRSRARDLAAGVGRHRHRVSGSGSPAVRAVAFDLDDTLAPSKSPVPEVTATALSELTAVVPVCVISGGSFEQFRDQLLARLPTPATGWGGLHLMPTCGTRYYRRAAGAADWALVESRELDPARRRRAVHVVEETARELGLWEPEDRVTGARIEDRGSQVTFSALGQLAAIADKQAWDPDGARRALLARHLAQRLPDLEVRVGGSTSVDLTERGVDKAYGVGRFAREVGADPREVLFVGDRLDPLGNDYPVLRLGVQARPVADHHETVQVLRELLQRLPGTAPGRA